The Primulina huaijiensis isolate GDHJ02 chromosome 17, ASM1229523v2, whole genome shotgun sequence genome window below encodes:
- the LOC140962516 gene encoding anthocyanidin 3-O-glucosyltransferase 2-like, which translates to MKTELVIIPSPGLSHLASTVEAAKILLRRDNRLSITVLIMKYPKDEFVDSYTQKFSSDSNSTSTAFSLRIINLPNIETAASDTFLFDIIYRQIPSVRKVLSELVQQSSARIAGIVVDMFCTRFVDVADEFGLPSYIFFTSSASSFGLFRHLTSLKFEHNQELTQYNKSDIELSVPCLSIKVPAKVLPPVAVTEGPLTEGVFDCFKRFARVKGVLINTFYELESYAIQSLSNGNTPKVYPIGPILNLTHQVGSSKSQSDDDEIKKWLDLQPESSVLFLCFGSRGTFEVPQVKEIAVALERCGHRFLWSVRKPPPAVMGRPLPTDYEDFDDILPEGFLERIKGRGKLIGWAPQMEVLSHPSVGGFVSHCGWNSTLESVWCGVPVATFPLYAEQQLNAFQLVKELGMAEAIRIDYRKDSEAEVVGSEEIEAAIRRLMDVDGSSRVREKVREMQKESRLAVEEGGSSYTAQISFIEDICADSV; encoded by the coding sequence ATGAAAACCGAACTAGTGATTATCCCCTCACCGGGGCTGAGCCACCTCGCCTCCACCGTGGAGGCGGCGAAGATTCTCCTCCGGAGAGACAATCGCCTCTCTATCACCGTACTCATCATGAAGTACCCCAAGGATGAATTCGTCGACTCTTACACCCAAAAATTCTCTTCAGACAGCAACTCCACTTCCACCGCCTTCTCTTTACGCATAATCAATCTCCCGAATATAGAAACCGCCGCATCAGACACTTTTTTATTCGATATAATCTATAGACAAATCCCCAGCGTAAGAAAGGTGTTGTCCGAGCTCGTCCAACAATCCTCGGCCCGAATCGCAGGAATTGTTGTGGACATGTTCTGCACCAGATTCGTCGATGTTGCTGATGAATTTGGCCTCCCATCTTACATCTTTTTCACTTCCAGCGCTTCTTCTTTTGGCCTGTTTCGCCATCTAACATCCCTTAAATTCGAACACAACCAAGAACTCACTCAGTACAACAAATCCGACATTGAGTTATCTGTGCCTTGTCTATCCATTAAAGTTCCCGCTAAGGTCTTGCCTCCTGTAGCGGTGACAGAAGGTCCCTTAACGGAGGGCGTGTTCGACTGTTTCAAAAGATTTGCAAGGGTTAAAGGTGTTTTGATCAACACATTTTATGAGCTTGAATCTTATGCTATTCAATCTTTATCAAATGGGAATACACCAAAAGTTTACCCCATTGGACCTATACTGAATTTAACCCATCAAGTTGGAAGCTCCAAAAGCCAGTCCGACGATGACGAGATCAAGAAATGGCTCGATCTTCAACCCGAATCGTCTGTACTATTCTTGTGCTTTGGAAGTAGAGGGACTTTCGAGGTGCCACAAGTGAAGGAGATAGCAGTTGCATTGGAGAGATGCGGGCACCGTTTCTTGTGGTCTGTAAGGAAGCCGCCGCCGGCAGTGATGGGGAGGCCTCTTCCGACAGATTACGAAGATTTCGATGATATATTGCCGGAAGGATTCTTGGAGAGGATTAAAGGGAGAGGTAAGTTGATAGGATGGGCGCCGCAGATGGAGGTGCTGTCACATCCCTCAGTGGGCGGATTCGTGTCGCATTGCGGCTGGAATTCGACATTGGAGAGCGTATGGTGTGGGGTTCCGGTTGCGACGTTCCCATTGTACGCAGAGCAACAGCTGAATGCGTTTCAGCTAGTGAAGGAGTTGGGGATGGCGGAGGCGATCAGGATAGACTACAGGAAGGATTCTGAGGCAGAGGTTGTGGGTTCGGAGGAGATCGAGGCGGCGATACGGCGGCTGATGGATGTTGATGGGAGTAGTAGAGTGAGGGAGAAGGTTAGGGAAATGCAGAAGGAAAGCAGATTGGCTGTGGAAGAAGGTGGATCTTCCTATACTGCTCAGATTAGTTTCATTGAGGATATATGTGCTGATTCTGTTTGA